DNA from Eulemur rufifrons isolate Redbay chromosome 4, OSU_ERuf_1, whole genome shotgun sequence:
TCTACCCTCCAACAAATAGAATAAAGTGTTTTGTCATGGTATAATTTAGTCAAAAACACCAATAATTCCCTATAAAAACTTAATAGATAGTATACAAGAGGCTGTCTCTGATATTATTACTATTCTTTAGCTCTGCTATTGTTTAGTTCAGCACCCATAAGCAGTTCCTGCAGTTCTCTAATCCTTAGTTCTCTAACTTACAAAATGGAGGAATTTCTATAAACACCATACAACATCTTTTATAGCCCACTTGTGAGTCATGTTCTGGAATAATCAAGTGCATccctttttagtttaattctgGGTAGCAGCTAAATGCAGCAGAGTTGATTGAGATGGTTGATTTGTTCTATCTAAGTTTAGAACTGACTTGATCTTCAAATCAGCAAAGTCAAAGGAAATGACTAGGGTTTTGGCCCTGATAGACTTGGCCATTGTGGATCAATTAGAGTAGGAAGAGAAATATTGAAGGTTTGATGACATAAAATTTTGCACATAACAACACATCTTCTGTCTTTCATAAGTAGAACCTGAGGGAATTAAATGTGAACTATCttattcttccccctcccactggAACAAGGTAATAGGAAAGGAAGATGTTTTAACTAAGCTATACATATGGAAACTGAGAAATATTTCACAAGAGAAGGTGAAACTGTTTTATGATTTCAACATAAAGAGAATGACCCGCTCGCTGTAGGAGCAGTGAGGAATGAATGACGCAATGTGTTGTTGGGAATTTCATTCTCATGAATTTTGATAGGTAAGAGCTTCTTATGTTAGAGAGTTCTGGTAGTTCTGGTTTAATGTGGGACCTACTACTAAGTGACATGATCTCACTGCATAGCCTGACAGATTATGAGAGCACAATTTGAtgcttaagtattttaaatagttCGATAGACTGTTAGTAATGAATGGTGTCATTACAAAGCTACTTCTTCTCCCCAAATACATACACAAGAACTTCAGAGGAGGTGAGTCATGTTTGAATCAAGTTTTTCTGAGTAAGCTTTAACCCAGGGAAATATTCTGGAAATGTTTTCCTATCGTAAGGAAACTATTTCTACTGCAGAGAGATTAGGCAGTTCCATGACAAATTTAGAGTTTAAGGATGAACTTAAAATTTAGCAGAAGGTAACATGAACCTGttagaattatacaatatgtgctGCTCCTGAGTGGCATGATATTAATTAAGGCACTAGTTTCTCTGGGCCTGAGGCCTCTCAATGGTTAAGAGATGGAACAAAGGACACTGACACTGAGAACCTAGTGAACACACACATCCCTCTTAATTCCATCTTCACAGCTGGCCTATAAAGGTGTTGGGATTGAGTTAGCTGAATCTCTGACAAACAATTTGATTGTTAGTCATGGACTAATTGTGTATAAGGCTTTTTAAAAGTGTACACATTacttataatttttgaaaaataaattcaggacCCTGCACTTGTTATACTTACATATCTTAGGTCCTGTAAacagagttttttgttgttgttgctgtttttcaaCTCGATAAATTTTAGCAATGTACCTTTtagaatgataaagaaaagaaactctttaTCTAAGGAATGCAAGCCCCCTATAAATtagcaggctcagagaggcattGAAATGTGACAGTATTCACAGTTTACTTCTCCTTGAGCTAAGTAAGGCATCACCCCTTGAAGCTACTTGCTATGTGGGCTCTAGCCTGACTGATGGCAAGTGACCAATAATTAACCTACCAGTGCCATGTGCTGGGCAATATAACTCATGTGCACTAGTTCACCAGTGTATGATGACTctctaatcaatgttatttccaTAAACCAGTGAGAATTCCTAAATTTTTGTAACCACCTCTGTTAGGTTTTttccaggtgggaacccaaaAAGTGTGTATGGGACAGAATGTGGTTGatgcaaaacttaggcttgtaaaacaacaGCCACAGGATCTGGAGAGTCCCCAGGCTTTGTAGATGTAACAGCTGTAGCCagcattcctccccctccctccctgatggAGACCAAGGCTATCtctccctagctctcctgataaggaggacgccagagctgaaggatggatgagACTGGAGCAAAGGGGTCATAGGAGTTGGTTGTTTGAAGAAGAATTTATTACAAGCAGCTGTTCTGCCCACCGTCCTCTGCCATACACGAACCGCACGTAGCAGGAAGCAATACTTCACCTGCCTGACCACAACAAAGATACAGATCCAGAGTTTGGCCcagaaacaaagaactgaacAGGGCCGGTGGGAGGGGTCGGCTATCCCTGTTTATAAAAACCCTCACTAGACCCCCTTCTGTGCTGATTCTCTTTTTTGCCTCAGCCCACCAGCACCCGGGTGAATAAACCAGCCGTGTTGCTCCCACATAGCCTGTGTGTGAAATGTGTCCTTTGGGTCATTCACCCTTTCAACCTCCTTTCTggatttgtccttttttaaaacaaaacaaaacaaacaaacaaaaaacactaagcCTATGTTTTGTCCTCTGCAGCACTTCCCAAGGTAACATGAGAGTGTTTCTATGCTGCAGTCCTCATCCTTTGCCCAAATTAACTCTCCATAGTGATTGCgtcagtttctttctttaggttAACAATGGTGATCAGGGAGACACTAATTTTAGACTCACCTGTAGACACAGGAATAATAGTCTCAGAGTAATAATGTAACCAACAGGGTGGTCCTTCATGTAATTCTGGAGCATTAAATAAGGTCTCTTACCCAATAAAGAAAGCATGTAAGCTTCAATGGAAATAGACAGTAAACACCAACTTCAATGTCCTATGCCTTAAAAGCTTCAAGTCCCAGATTTACTGGAAGTaaatattctcttccattgactgacaatttgtccattttcaaTTTAGGAAACAAAATAGTTGACATGGTAATGACCATCAAACAATCCTTATGGTATTCTGAGCTCTAATCTATGCAGCAGCGATTCAAAATGCAAACATGTGTCTCCCTTCAAAACGACTGGCCCATAAATTTAGAATTAACTCTGCTTGTTCAGTGCCTGCTATTGGAAACACTTCCTGGGAGGCCTGCTGGTACCTTTTTTCTCCTGAGTGAAACCaggattaaataaagtaatgAAGAAAGTATCGTAACAGCCTCTTGTAATTTCCAGGATATGTAGGCTAAAGACTGATGTTTGAAATAATCTGGCTATATTTTATCAGTATGAACAATCATACTAATTTAATTGTAAGACAAATATTTGGTTCATTTCATCAGGTAGATATGTTGATAACCTACCACACAATAGTCACTGTACAAGGCAGTAGAGACGGTATGTTTCTTCACGTGCTACCTTATCCCCAAATGGGTGACCCACTGTCCTGATGTACCCAGGCCTCGGCATCCCCAGGATGCATGCCTTTGTTTTATAAAACCAGAACAATCGCCAGCTGCTTTGATTCCCTCCTAACTCAACTACTCCATTTACTCCTCCTTTGAACTCTCTACTCACCTGTGTGAGTTCTAGAAACATAAGCAAGACCATGCCATATTTCCAGGCTACTCTTCTCATCCAAAACAAAATTCAAGTCCTTATTTCCTACACAAAAGTCCTTAtgtctttgctttaaaaatgctCTTCTCATTTCTAATGTCCTGATAAACTGAATAGATTTTCACTCCAGAAATTTCTATTTGCTGTTCACTGTGagtagaatattttttaactagACTCGCTCAAGTGTTACCTCTATATAGTGGCTTTGTCAAAGGCTCCTCTTATCCAATTGTCTCTCtgtccctttatttttctttgtattactaATAACTACACAGCATCAGATTGTATGTTTGGGTGTGTTGGTCTATTGTCTGCATCTCCCACTAAATTTTAACTACAGTTTGTAGAATCTGTGTGTTTTAATCACCAAACCATGTCAGTACCTAGCAGCATTGCCCTTAAACAGAAACTTAGTGAATATTTTTTGAGGGAATGAATATATTGTAATGGTGGTGATTGCATCATATATCTTTATCTGTTAGGtcatcagtttttatttctaaaatgttctggccgggcgcggtggctcacgcctgtaatcctagcactctgggaggccgaggtgggtggatcgctcaaggtcaggagttcgagaccagcctgagcgagaccctgtctctactaaaaatagaaagacattatatggacaactaaaaatctatatagaaaaaattagccgggcatagtggcgcatgcctgtagtcccagctactcgggaggctgaggcagtaggatcgcttaagcctaggagtctgaggttgctgtgagctaagctgacgccacggcactcactctagcctgggcaacaaagtgagactctgtctcaacaaaaaaaaaaaaataaaataaaaaaaaataaaatgttcttagcATAGGATGCCTATGatcccataggaaaaaaaaaaaacaaaatggccaGAATCGAAgtgatataaagaagaaaaaacagaggcTGTAAAGAGTTGAATTACAcataaaaattctcaagaaaagacCTGGgcataaaaagttagaaaaattatttttttttttttttttttttttttttttttttttttgttgagacagagtctcactttgttgcccaggctagagtgagtgccgtggcgtcagcttagctcacagcaacctcagactcctcggcttaagcgatcctactgcctcagcctcccgagtagctgggactacaggcatgcgccactatgcccggctaattttttctatatagatttttagttgtccatataatgtctttccatttttagtagagacggggtctcgctcaggctggtctcgaactcctgaccttgagcaatccacccgcctcggcctcccagagtgctaggattacaggcgtgagccaccgcgcccggccagaaaaattattaaaaaatggaatttatttattatttcctcttcttgatttctttattctaaattgttaacatttacttttaattttgttgtttcatttaagtAAATTGAAAATGTGTAGGATATTAATCAAGACTGTCTTGCTGCACACACTTTCTTTTCTAGGTGAACAGATTTGCAATTCCTTGACTCTGCTCCCATCTGCTGTATAAAAACTGAACGACAGGATGAAAAAACATCCTCTGTAATCTCCAAATGCTTCTACTCAATCCAAAATATGAAATTAGGCCTAATCTTTTGCAGAAGAGTAATAATTACAAAATCTGAGTTGAACGAGGTATTGTAAGGCCTACAGCAAAGAGAGTTTAATTTGACGATATTGAAATAACTAGAAATATAAAGCAGGCACACAGGCTCAAATTATGACCCAATCACTACCTGTAGTCAATAAAGTTATCTTTCACATCAATGAATACcacttttaatatttgaaaaatgagaacacaaattactagattttaaaaatttgtgttgtgtaaggattataataaataaagtaatatgaAGAACATATTACATAATTTATGGCATCTCAAAGATACGTATATATAGaggatatatattaaaacatatacatGTCTATCTatacataggaaaaatataaaaacataaaatgtaatatttattctaCTGTTATATTTCTACTATCACTCTAGTTATTGCttgcagcaaaataaaataaaaattcatattatgtAACCTGTGACCTTTATTATGTATAATTTACTTACATGAAGAAAATTGTATGTGAAAATTTATGCATTTGATTTTGAGTTCTATAGGACTTTAGAAAATGAAAACGTCATGATGGATGTTTTCATATTATtcatattcaaataatattttgtttttagggtGCATCCTATAGgtcatacaatattttattttattttatttttattgcagcatattttgagggtacaaatgtttaggttatgtatattgcccttgtcccacccaagtcagaacttcaagcatgtccatcccccattAAGTGTCAATATATCCATcacccccccatctgcccgatacccaatgaatgttattactataaaTGCACTCAAGTGTATATCAATTGATatcaattttatggtgagtacatgtggttcttgtttttccattcttgggatacttcacttagtagaatgggttccagctctatccaggaaaatacaagaggtggtagatcaccattgttttttgtggctgagtagaagaactccatggtatacatataccacattttattaatctactcatatattgatggacaattggattgtttccacatctttgcaattgtgaattgtgctgctataaacattctagtacagatgtcttttgtatagaatctcttttttttcttttgggtagatacccagtaatgggattgctggatcaaatggtaagtctacttgtatttctttgaggtatctccatattattttgcacagaggttgtactagtttgcagtcccaccagcagtatatgagtattcctatctctccacatccatgccaacatttattgttttgggacttatcTCTATTATCACTGggggtaagtgatatctcattgtggttttgattggcatttccctgatgataagagatgtttatcattttatcatatgtttgttagccattagtttatcttcttttgaaaagtttctattcatgtcctttgctcactttttgataggattgtttgatttttttcttgctgattttcctgagttctatatagattctagttatcaggccTTCATCATATgtttaacatgcaaatattttctccattctgtaggttgtctgtttgctttcatgatagttttcttggctgtgcagaagatttttaatttgatcaggtcctgtttatttacttttgttgttgctgtgattgcctttgtgggtctccttcataaattctttgcctatgccaacGTCCATaagtgtttttccaacatttccttctggaattctaatagtttcacaccttaggtttaagtctgttatcgaccatgagttgatttttgtgagaggtgaaaggtgtgggtcctgtttcactcttctacatgtgccttcctattttcccagcaccatgtattgtataaggattcttttccccagagtatgtttttgtctgctttgtcaaaggttagatggctatatgaggatggttttatatccattggtctatgtctctgttcttgtgctaatatcatactgttttagttactatggccttgcAGCATAGCCTGAAGTatggtaaattgatgcttcccattttgttcttattgcctaaaattgcttttgctaaatggggcttctctggttccatacaaagtgtaaaattattttttctatatctgtgaaaaatgatgttggcaatttaacagggattgcattgaatctgtagatcactttgggtagtatagatattttagtAATGTCGATTCTGTGGACCCTTGAGCATGGTATGGTATTCCACCTCTTTATgccctctgctatttccttcctcagtatttcgtagttctccctatcaaggtcctttacctccttagttaaatatattcctaggtattttattttctttgttgctattgtgaagggtattgagtctttgatttggttctcatttTGACTGTtgctggtgtataggaatgctactgatttctgtacattgattttgtaacctgagactttcctgaattttttttttttatcaattcctGTATTCTCATAACAGAATCTTTGTTGTTTTCTAGATATACAATCATACCATGAGCAAAGAgcaatattttgacctcttctgccaccatatggatgcccttgatttctttctcttgtctgattgccatgtctaggatttccagcactatattgaatagaagtggtgataaagggcaaccttgtctggtttcagttctaagtggaaatgctttcagtttttccccattcagtatgatgttgactgtgggtttgtcatatatgtcttatatcatttttaggtaagtcccatatAAGCCTatgtttttaagcatttttatcataaaagggtgctgaattttgtcgaatgctttttctgtgtctattgggagaattatatggtctttgtttttgctctaTTTATGTAGTTAATTACATTTATAGGTTTGCATACGTTGaaacatccctgcatctctgggatgaaacccagttggtcatgatggattatttttttgataagcacctgaatttggtttgctaggattttgtcaaaaaattttgcatatatattcataacggatattgttctgtagtttatTATTTGcgtctttcctggttttggtatcagggtcatgctggcttcataaaatgtgttggggaggattccttccttactgatgttgtggaataatttctgcaagataggcaccagttctttgtaggtgtggtaaaatttgggtgtgaaaccacctggtccaggacttttctttttaggaaggatttttattactgtttcaatttcagtacttgatatttgtttgttcaggaattctatttcttcctggttgagcctagtgaggctgtgtgtttctaaataattgtccatttcctccatgttttccattttgtgtgCATAGaagtttttgtagtattcatagatgatatcttgtatctccatggcatcagttgtaattgctccttttttcttcctgatggagcttattagagttctttattttctgtgttttgttaaTCTAGCCAAaggtatgtcaattttgtttatttcttcaaaaaaccacctttttgttttattaatcttctataTAGTTTTTTGgtattaatttcatttagtttgatctttgtttttttcttttcttttggtgggtttggggtcagtttgctcatcctttcccagttctttgagacagttcattagattgtttatttgtgatttttatgtctttctgatgtaggcatttatggatataaatttttttcctctcaggacttctttagctgtgtcccacagattttgataacttgtgtctcttttatcatttagttcaaagaatcttttgatttccaccttgatttcctccttaactcAATAAGTGTTCAGCAGAAGGtggtttagtttccatgactttgtgtagagatgagactTTCTCTTGGAgttggtttctaattttattccactgtggtctgagaagatgcatggtataatttctattttttttttaaattttttgagacatgctttgtggcctaggatatggtcagtcttagagaatgtcccataagtggaagagaaaaacatatattcatgatttttgggtagaatattctgtaaatgtcagtctggcccatttgttctagaattctgattaagtccaatgtttctttattcattttgtgtttggaggatctgtcctgttctgtcagagggctGTTGAAGTCTCTgtctattatggtgttgctgtttatcattttctttagatcaagtaggattttctttatgattttgggTGCACCTGAGGTacgtgcataaatatttagaattgtatgttttcttgttgaattgcatCCTTCTCCATTATAcaatgaccctctttgtctttcatcacttttggtgatttgaagactaagttatctgaaatcagaactgccatgccagctttcttttgacttcTGTTTGTTTGAAATATGGCTTTCCTTCACTTcatcttgagtctgaatgcatccttgtggggaacatgtgtttcctgaagacagcagatacttggtttgtgtgtatttatccattcacccagcAGATGTATccttagtgggcagttcaagccattctcATTTCTTGACAGAATTGACAATTGGGGCGGATTTCTGCTCATCCTGTTGaattgaactttgttgctttgttttctctctttagccattgtggtatctggccttttgaatgattttacatttgtgagtgtttattgtgctgatccattcATAAGacagttttgagtacttcctggagggcaggtcttgtcttgatgaattccatTAGTCTTTTCTTGTCTGAgatagtctttatttctccttcatatacaaaacttaattTTATGGGGTATAAGATTCTAGGGTGGGCATCATTCTGTTTGGGAAATGTGAGAaaggggcctcagtttcttcctgcttgtaaggtctcagttgagaagtctgacaTTATtatgatgggttttcctttgtaggttacatGCTTTGtttgccttacagctcataggaaggcctcttttgtggttattttggtcagtctcatgactgtgtgtcatggtaTCTTCCTATTTGCATTGAATCTCTTAGGAGTCTTTTGAGCTTCCTGTACCTGCATAGGTAGATATTTAGCAAGGCTTGGTAAATTTTactctattatatcctcaaataacttatccaaccattgtgtacTTTCTTATTCACCCTCAtgaatgcctatgattctcacattaggcctcttcacataatcccacaattcttgtaggctttgctcttttctcttatttctctgccctatctctgtgactgatttGTTTAAtagaaaggtgttatcttcaatccctgatattctttcttctgtttgatctactgTGTTCTTctggctttccactgtgttttgtaattcctttaatatattcttcatttccagaagtttggtttgatttttctttaatatttcaatttctttagtgaatttttttctaagtcctggatttttttttaatggtttctttgtgttggttatccattttttcttgcatatcattgagttttcttacaatccatgttcaaaattgttctgtcattttagtgttctgaatttggtttatgtccattgctagagagctggtgttcccatttggtggtgtgctttctgtttgattcttaatacttccagagttctttcgctgattccttcccatctggatcagctgttgcttcttacctttagatttttgtttgaatAACAACatgccctgtttagtctctgtGTGAGTGCGTGGTATTTGTGGGTGTGATTTTACCACAGCCTGTATGATGAGTAAGTAGATGCACttaaagggtgtgcagaatgacctccctgtcagtaggtggcacttgctgggaggaGTAGGCTGCAGTGCTACTTTTGGGtactgtaaccagctcttgttctgCTGGAGAGGCACTCtggtgcctcaggtggtgggtggtaTCCttggacttccaggtgtgtccttattctctacCTCAGTaagggcaggtgggggagtgaggcttgGCAGAGCTGGATTGGGTGAGCCttccctcaagctccacaaatgctgttagtgGGGGTCAAAGTTCTGTTGTCTGCTTCTGgacaaagccaccagggaggggctgaaatggcccctcTCAGCCAAAATCCTGCATATTGGGGTGGGGCTGTATGAGACCTGCAGTCTGaagcaggcctcactcctttccactCTTCCCTATTCCACTATTTCTCCCAGGTCTCTGCCAGCAGGAAGGACCTCCagccagtggatctcccctggctgtcaCGCTGGCCAGGAGGGTCCCTGCCCAGGATAGCAGCCTCAGCGGGGTACAtggccctcccatgggaggagggctgcccctcaagcatgctgatctgcccctgaaggcacacacacctcagtaggttCATCCACAATTATACCCTCTGTGCCCCGGGGCAATGtgattgagacctgggtgtatgggatcttgtctgcaggcctgtcccctggacTCTGGAGGTTCATCTCTAACTCTGCCAGGGAGGGGAGTGCTGGTTTCAAGTCACTCACAGGGTGCCCAGCCTGGATCAATGTCTCTACATTTTGGGATTTTCAccactctcctggagtcaccaggcaagtgGCACCTGAGAGGACTGGTGGGTAAGGAGCTCATAAtttgagtacccctcagtctgctgtaagGCCCCAAAAGAAAAGGTCCCATACCCTGCAGATACCtgtgggtggtggctaaattacttctcttggcagctgcaggtagggaaggggaaggagagaatgaagcaatattGTGTCTGTTGATCAGCTCAGGTCTGGGGGCCAGGAGGTGCCTGAGGGAGTTGGGATCCTGGTGCTCTGTCTGCAAGAGGCTGACTACTTACTGGGAGAAGCcttctctgggctggtgtgggcaggttGCTCCAGCAGCTCAGGGGTCCACCAGCTGGCCAAGATGCAAGGGAAGGGGAATTTaaccgctccacctacccttgtctcTGGTCTCCTAGCCTCTTGGGGGACTTTCTCCTTCCAGTTGtcctccacaacttcttcccatggagtctgtTGTATTTTCAGGCACCcctccttctgaccctcatctgatctatgtttatcctcctgtttttttttttttttaatttcttctaaaatctgtctttcttgcagagatacTCTGGCTGGAGATTTTTCTCATCTTCCATCTTTCAGGCTTCTCGTCATACAATATTTTCCAGTTCAAGACAATGATATCAGATGGTGGACACATTTTTAGGATAGGCACAGAAGTACcttgaaagaaaatgagaggCTGAATCTCAAGCAGATGATGAAGATTAATGTTGATTTGGCTGGAGACAGTTGGTGAGAGAAGACCTGATATTAAAGATTTAGAAGAGGGCTAGGTGGTTGAGGACTTAGTGCTTAAGCATTCAAAAAGTTTCTGAGTCACACATGACagtttatattataaatacacCCTATTAAATTGAGACATTGGTAAATGCATGGATTCCTGCATTTCTCAGTTCCTGTGACTTGCTGATAGCTCATGATTGCTATGTCTGGCCTGGAGATGTCTAGAAAGGGATACTTTGCTTATATCATTTATCTTTGCTGCTTGTGGTGGTTGACTTTATAGTGAAAGACCATACCTATGATTTCTGAGATGGTTACCACACACAAAGAGAAAGGGAACATTCAATTTAGATATTGAAATTAACTCAACAAAAGCAACAGCATTGGAAGAAAAACAATTCATTCTATCAAACATTagtaaaatcattttctttttatcctcctGTTTCATTTCATGTCTTGtgctttgttttgtatttatttctttttcaagcaGTAAGTTTTCATGGAAAAATGTAATCACACTTCAAGTGATTTCATTTTGTTGGGGTTGTTTCCCCAAACTCAAACTGGCCTTCTTCTCTTGTTCCTTATAATCTTCATATTCGTCCTCGCTTCCATGGGTAACTTGGCCATGATTCACCTCATACGTGTGGATCCCCGTCTCCACACGCCAATGTACTTTCTGCTCAGCCAGCTCTCCCTCATGGACCTGATGTACATCTCCACCACCGTCCCCAAGATGGCTTTCAACTTCCTCTCTGGCCAGAAAAGCATCTCCTTCCTGGGATGTGGTGTGCAAAGCTTCTTCTTCGTGACCATGGCTTGTTCTGAAGGCTTACTCCTGGCCTCCATGGCCTACGACCGTTACgtggccatctgccacccccTCCATTATCCCATCCGCATGAGTAACAGGATGTGTGTGAAGATGATCATAGGGTGTTGGACAGTGGCGTCCATCAACTCCTTGGCACACACAGTCTATGCCCTCCATATTCCTTACCGCAGGCCTAGGGCCATTGATCATTTCTTCTGTGATATCCCGGCCATGTTGCCTCTTGCCTGTATGGACACTTGGGGCTATGAGTACATGGGTTTTTTGAGCACaatcctctttctccttcttcccttcctgggTATCACTGCTTCCTATGG
Protein-coding regions in this window:
- the LOC138382512 gene encoding olfactory receptor 2L13-like, with amino-acid sequence MEKCNHTSSDFILLGLFPQTQTGLLLLFLIIFIFVLASMGNLAMIHLIRVDPRLHTPMYFLLSQLSLMDLMYISTTVPKMAFNFLSGQKSISFLGCGVQSFFFVTMACSEGLLLASMAYDRYVAICHPLHYPIRMSNRMCVKMIIGCWTVASINSLAHTVYALHIPYRRPRAIDHFFCDIPAMLPLACMDTWGYEYMGFLSTILFLLLPFLGITASYGRVLFAVYCMHSKEGRKKAFTTCSTHLIVVIFYYTPFVYTYLRPKNLRSPAEDKILAVFYTILTPMLNPIIYSLRNEEVLGAMTRVFGIFSSLKK